A genomic segment from Aegilops tauschii subsp. strangulata cultivar AL8/78 chromosome 1, Aet v6.0, whole genome shotgun sequence encodes:
- the LOC109771662 gene encoding uncharacterized protein codes for MASGSCSPPSVSSTYPRERPVVSGLGHSASPGLARSSSVGTALTVPEVAVPEPGWRRPGPSRKAMWRCRRALRRQQGAGGQTRADSPTSSERRQIPPDLYGLCFRCFQDGHRRQDCTNDPLCIRCGYVGHVSSQCTLPHNPMSKEELRRAVIAKVARREPAPRLSPALGERLLEPRQSTSPACISPVAPSFPPEVSGATFLEALSEVCILQRSVGMDDLEHRLKLAVVAYVGGSRPATSYAMAAEAISAQLGIPRHKFSVHKFHPQDFLVVFAVHEFRSRALVVSFVEHQGVKIFIRPWLRQAQATSRLMHVQVYLIIEGIPSHAWSRDTAAELLGSSCLIDYLAPETESMEDLSLFKLRAWYVDPDEVPMFQRLWVPEPPELVVDPAACRVRHRQLLEYPAIIHVGRLRDFNSSDNWRRAGSDGDSGQSGLPDSSDGSFSGGEWTVQPWSRGVCDDRGAGRRRQGPATGGGAGHGSYRQALEGRLGPRTRGFRP; via the coding sequence ATGGCCTCTGGCTCTTGCAGCCCACCATCGGTGTCCTCCACCTACCCGCGGGAGAGGCCTGTGGTTTCGGGGTTGGGGCACTCGGCCTCGCCCGGATTGGCGCGCTCTTCGTCCGTCGGCACGGCGCTCACGGTGCCTGAGGTGGCGGTGCCGGAGCCGGGATGGCGCAGGCCAGGGCCGTCCCGCAAGGCCATGTGGAGGTGCCGCCGTGCTCTGCGACGCCAGCAGGGTGCTGGTGGCCAGACTCGGGCAGACTCGCCCACTTCATCGGAGAGAAGACAGATCCCGCCAGACCTCTACGGGCTCTGCTTCAGGTGCTTTCAAGATGGTCACAGGAGGCAAGATTGCACAAATGATCCCCTCTGCATCCGCTGCGGTTATGTCGGGCATGTCTCCTCGCAGTGCACTCTGCCGCACAACCCTATGTCAAAGGAGGAGCTCAGGCGAGCGGTGATCGCCAAGGTTGCCAGGCGGGAGCCGGCACCGAGGCTGTCACCAGCTTTGGGGGAGAGACTGTTGGAGCCTAGGCAGAGCACGTCACCGGCGTGTATCTCGCCAGTTGCGCCCAGCTTTCCCCCTGAGGTATCCGGTGCTACCTTCTTGGAGGCGCTGTCGGAGGTTTGCATCTTGCAGCGCTCAGTGGGCATGGACGACCTCGAGCATAGGCTCAAGTTGGCAGTGGTGGCGTACGTGGGAGGTTCCAGGCCGGCCACATCCTACGCGATGGCGGCGGAAGCGATTTCGGCGCAGCTGGGCATTCCGAGGCATAAGTTCTCCGTCCACAAATTTCATCCGCAGGACTTTCTTGTGGTGTTTGCGGTGCATGAGTTCAGGAGTAGGGCGCTGGTGGTGTCGTTCGTCGAGCATCAGGGTGTCAAGATCTTCATCAGGCCATGGCTTCGGCAGGCGCAGGCGACGTCCAGGCTCATGCATGTCCAAGTGTACCTCATCATCGAAGGGATTCCCTCGCATGCTTGGTCTCGGGACACGGCGGCGGAGCTTTTGGGTAGCTCATGTCTCATCGACTATCTTGCGCCCGAAACGGAGAGCATGGAGGACCTCTCATTGTTCAAGCTGCGTGCTTGGTACGTCGATCCTGATGAGGTGCCTATGTTTCAGCGCTTGTGGGTGCCAGAGCCGCCGGAGTTGGTAGTTGACCCCGCGGCGTGTCGTGTCAGGCATCGGCAGCTGCTGGAGTATCCTGCGATCATTCATGTTGGCAGGCTGCGGGATTTCAACTCGTCGGACAACTGGCGGCGAGCAGGATCTGATGGAGACAGCGGGCAGAGCGGGCTGCCGGACAGCTCAGATGGATCGTTCTCAGGCGGCGAGTGGACGGTTCAGCCGTGGTCGCGTGGAGTCTGCGATGACCGTGGTGCTGGCCGGAGGAGACAGGGGCCGGCGACGGGTGGAGGCGCAGGTCATGGCTCCTACAGGCAGGCATTGGAAGGTAGGCTGGGGCCTCGGACTCGAGGATTCCGGCCATGA